ttataaatgccaaggggtgagACAATATTGGGGATTGAGcagcactgctcccccccccccccgtagcagcttgtttaacccttgatgcacatagccttatCTGCCCTCTCAGCTTTGTGAGCCAACAAGAATTGGGTCACACCCCACTGGTGAGATTTATTTAATTATATATGTAAAGTatttttattcctcctttctcttctgagCACTGAGAAGGTGCTCAAGGTGGCTAGAAGTCAATTTAAATAATCAAAAGGcaatataaaaatacataaaacatcAGAAAGGgataaaaaaggggaaaaaatccatccaaTTTTACACAATAATAGTTGCAGATTGAATatacagttggcccacatcttTTGTGAAGATTATGTTCTGAGGCTGAAGCATAAAGCCAAAATTGCTCATAGTTGAAACTCCCTTAATGTCAACTAATATGTATTGTCTccttaagaactaaaagcacagtatgAGAGAGAGACAGGAGGACCTagcaaacagcagcttcattctcctgtTTCAGACTTGCTTCAGGGCATAAACAGATTAAGTGGAATGGCTGCTGGAGTTGCCTTCACTATTTGAAGTATTTTCtctattttttggggggaggcccAAGCACAGCACGTATACTTGAAGTTGTGCGAGTCAGTCATGCATTAAATGTAGGCCAAAAGTGTGTGTATGTAAGGGGGCAGCacaaacacaagcacacacacatttgagaaacacttccaCAATTTATTCTGAGGTGcaccagggccaagggaggggatCATGGGCCTCAGCACTACTTGGAAGTGGCTTCCTGGAGTGTCAGAGACTACCCTGTAGCCAGCACAGTTTGTGGCACTAAAGTAAGGAACacttattaaaaattattttttaaaaactgttttttatcATGGACCCCAGTATCCTTGGATCTTGGTATTAGTGGCAGGTCTGGAaacagatcccttgtggatactgagggacTACTGTATGTGAGGTGCCGTCATAAGGAGGGCCCTCTCACTTGTCATCACATGCCACACTTCTGCTGGAGGTGAGACATGAAGGAATGCTTCTTCAGAAGACCTCAATGGATGTGTGATTTCATACAGGGGTTGTTAGTACTTTAGGTACTCTGGTCCTAAGCAATTTAGAACTTTAACTGTAACaaccagcaacttgaattgcACCCATAAATGGACCAGCAGCTCATGTAATTAATGCAGCGGGAGCAATGTAAACATACTGCCTGGCACCAGACAAgaattgtgtttgtgtgtggtgcATTTGGCACCAATTTTAGTTTTCAATTATTTTCAAATATAACTCTGTATACCGCATGTTACAGTAGTCTTATTATGATGTAACCAATGCATGGGTAACCATAGTCAGGTCTGACTGAgacattaaagcagtggttctcaaactggggtattgcaatgccccagcctaagGACCTCTGCCCGCTCAAGGGgtagaggaaggcagcaacatgattcccaggTGGTGCcgctgcagggggagggaggacttttttttttaacctaaattacctgctgccagggtctggggggtgcagggagccccatggaaccCTCtacagaagtgtttctcaaacgtttcgcaccagaacccactttttaggatgagaatctgtcaggatccaccagaagtgacattagcaagcaggaaaatttttgacaatcttaggctgcaatcccacccatgcttgcccaggagtaagccccattgactataattgttaaaagcatatacatagtagcctgttgatagtacagatttgtcacattttcccaaatacagtcatataccatgaaagcatcaagcctaatacattaaaaataaaatattgaaaagtatagggacccacctgaaattgtctcgcaacccacctTATGGGTCCTGACCtgtgggtttgagaaacactgctctacagggctccccatggcttgcagaaagtgaaaatagtgattgcaacccacttccgggttgcaatcatgaaaccagaagtggtcatgattGCTATTTTCACTTCCTACAAGCCTCgaggagccctacagagggctctgcgaggctccccacatcccccagaCCCTAGCAGCAGGTAaggcaagctttaaaaaaaacaccacctgCCCCACAGTGGtacaatcctgaggattgtgttgctgccttttcccccacCTCCACACAAATttacctcaggagttttactcccaagaagtttgagaaaccctgcagtaAAGGATATTGGCACATCTGCTTAAGCCAGGGAAAAGTGCCCTGAaccacagctgctgcctgggtATCTAGGAGTAGTGCTGAATCCAGGAGCACATCAAAACTGGGAACTTGGGCCTTGAAGAGAAGTGCAGCTTCATCCAAAGTAGACTGAAAATCCACACAGGAGATGATGGGTCACCTGACTTAATATCCCCTCTGTCTTatttggatttaatttcagcatgTTAGCATTCATCCAGCCCCAGTCAATGATTCAGGGgttctgccccaccaccacagaatgcagcagatgCCTCAACTGCAttgctgtcagtgctggaaagttggaaggcTTTTTCCCTAAGAGATCTTTTAAAATGCTGATGGCTTCCCCTCTTCCCAAATAAAGCATTAATTTTCTTTTATGCAGCAGAAACAAAGTTACAGAATTGTGCAGAGATAAGGTGCTGATTGATCCTCTGGCACTGAAAAAGAAGCTCAGTAAGATGTCGACAGAATTAGGTGCCTTTGCTGTCCTCAGCAGCCTCCTGCTTTACCTGACAGACCTCGTATCCAGCCACCCACAGTCTCTGAATAACAAGACAAAGTGGCTAGAAAACATAGAAAAGAAGGTAAACCTGAGGCGTGAACGTCAACGTATGAAAGGTGGTATTCGACCCACGAAGTTCCAACTTCTGCAGTCGAGGTTCATGAACAACAACCGTGAGCCTTACAGAAAGAAGGCAAGAGAGGTTGGCAAGCTAGTTATTAAAGAAAAGCTGTCTGCCAACCAAAATGGTCTGAGCTCCATTGTAAGCAAGTTAGAGAGAAGGTCTTTAGCAGAAGAAAGCCCCTCCAAAACAGCCCAAGAGAAAGTCAAATGGGTTGGCTCGTGTGGGAAAAATACGGTTAAAAACATTCTGAAGAAATTTATAGctgcagaagaaaaagaactgaagGAGAGGCAGCAGCCACCTCCCCAAAAGAAAACACTCACCAATAACCTGCCTAAAAGAATCAACAAGAACTCTATCTTGTCGATACTGAAAGAGAAGTTTGAGCAAACAAGCAATATCTGCTCAGCTATTGAGGTGAAAGCTTTGTTGCCATgcacaggggagaaaaaaagcaagAAGTTTCCAGGAAAAAAAGCCATTCGCCAAGCACAAATCAGGGAGCTGCAGGCAGACTTGAGGACAAGCACACATTTCAATAGCCCTCAGCCTCAACAAGTGGTATGTACCACTGCCCCCACACCTAAATTCTGTGTTGCTACTGAAATTAGTCATCCTTGGAGTTGGGCAACAAATGCCAAATGTACCACTCAGCTTGCTGATTATAATACTGAAGCAGTGGGAACAAAGAGCTCTCAGAAAACACAACACACTTGGCCTGGTGGGAATAGAACACCAGAGGGCACAGCACATGAAGGACAACAGAAAGGACAGTTACAAAACAAGCAGGGTGAAATGCCCAAGGTTGAGACTGATGGCAAGGATACCGTTGAGAATAATGTGACTCCTGGAAGCCCAGGTACTAAGCTGGGCAGCTTTCCACCTTCAAGTGAAAATCACTCCTTtgaaggctgcattcctaccttGTCTAAAGACAGCTTGGACCACAAAAAGAATGTCATGCCACCAGTGGGCAATGTGTTTTCCAGCTACGGGAAGAAAAATGCAGCAGAAATTATCAGTAAAGAACACTTATCTACTACCTGCCCCCCTCGCAGTCCAACTGAAAAACCTAGTGCACACAGTTGCCAAGAAACAAAGAGGGGTGAGATTCCTGGCATACCAGAGGTTATGTGCAGGCCAAGGGAGACAGAAATAGAATTAGCAGAGCCCATAAGAGATCCTCCTTTTGCCAGCCAAAAATCTTTCCCAGAAGAGAAATTGGTGGAAAATATCCCACCATTCTGCACTCCTATAGCTCAGGCGTCACGTAACATAGCACCTCCAGGCAATGATGACCTGCAATCAAATGTGGAACCACCAGCTGTTGACAAAATGTCTCCACTAAAGTCAAGTCCGGAAGATGCACAGGATTCTGGGCGCACATTTTCTGATGCTGTTCAATACAAAGAAAAACTGCCTCAGAAACAAGAAACATTTCCTAACTCTACCAAACACAATCCCACAAATACATTAAAGCAAAAAGAACGAAGGTCAGTGAGAAGTCAAGACAAACCACGTGATGGTCAGGTGGAAAGTGAGCTTTTGCCCCAGAAGCTGCACAGCCAACCAAGCAACAAGGATATCTCTAATCCAAGCATTTCAAAACGCACGATGAGCCAAGAAAACCAAGCCCCCTTTTCAAATCCTAGTaagaaagagaaaacaaataATATAGAAGCAAAAAAGTGCTATGATGAGTTTGAAAAACATCTCTTTCCTGTGTCTAGCAATTTAGTTATATCCAGCTGTGCTACAGCAATAGAAAATACTGACAAATGCCAATCAGGCTCAGTTAATGAAATCCCAAATCCTGAGCATGAGCATGAGACTGAAATGAACCATTTGGATACCTCTCAGATGCTCGCAGAAGAAGTCATTAACCATGAACGCCACAATTTGGAAGAAAATTCTAGGCCTGCTGCTGAAAAGTGTCATTCACCCTCACTGGACCATTCAGAAAAGTCTGTGAAAAACACCACAGAAGTCAACAGCCCTTGCTGTGGTGCTGGAAAATTCCAAAAACCATCATCACTTAAgtcaacaaagaaagaaagatgtaTGAAAGAAGGCAAGGTGGCTGTTCCTAATTCAGAGAAATGCCACTTGCCTTCTCCAAATGAACTGCTAAAGCCCAGAGGAACACCTGGAGGAGACAACAAGTGTACACACAACTTACAATCACACAATGATGTAAACAACGGTGAAAATAATGCTACAGAAGACAAGGGTGCTAGCCACCAGGCAGAGGAGcaccagcagccctcagtaaaaGAGTTATGGAAGCATGAACGGATTACTGCAGGAATTACGAGCCCCTTAAGCAGCATGAAGAAACACCAAATGCCCTTGATAAATGAACCCGGGAGGCAAGAGAGTCAGAAAGTGGCAGCAGAAGAAAAGTCTCAGAAAAGACATTTACCTTCCCAGAATGAAAGGTTGATGCAGAAATGCAACAGTGctgcagggaaagggaaaggacaGAAAGCAGCTGCACAGCCTGCAATGCCATCAGCTGTGAATAGAAGGGAGCAAGAAGACAAAAGGACAGGAGAAAAGCGTCCGACAACGGAAAGTAAGAAGATGGTGCTCAGCTCCAAGGTGGCCCAGAAATCAATCAGAAACAACCTTGCAAAGGATGGCAATGGCAAAACAACAGAAAACATCACccctcagatgctgcaggaaaCCCCATCAAAGAACAAAGCAAACAGCCCAGGAATTTTACATTCCCCAGGCAATTCAAGATACCAAAAAATATCGGGTGCTCCAGCAAAACAGGGCGTCATGAAAGCTGGAGATGAAAACAATGGGAAAGACCAGCTGTCCTCACGTAAGGAACCAGTGAGACAGGATAATAATGGTGAGGGGAAAAATGCTCAGGATCCCCTCAAGAAGGGCCAAATGTCATCACCTAGTGATAAGGTTCAGTCTGAAAGGGAAACGGGGAAGAAGCAAGATAGCAACAGTAATTCCGGACAAAACCAGTTACCTGTAAAAAATGAACTTCCAAGGAGTAAACAGAATAGCGCAAAAGAAATAAACACGTTGTCTAACTTTAAGAAAGATCAAAAACCATCATCAAAAGAACTGAAAACTGAGCAAACAAATCCTGCTGTGGAGAAGTCAGGGAAAATATACTTACATGACTCTGGAAAGCCTGTGGGTATCCCTAAGGATGAGAAACAGGCTCCAGGGAATTACCCTTTACCCTTGCCAGAAGTGAAATTGGAAAGTCTTCATAATATTGGAGGGCCAGAGAAACAGCGGCAGCAGCATCCGCAGCTATCAAAAGCTTATGTCAAGCCCAAGCCTGGTATAAGAGATGAAAAGCATACACGTGGTCATTCTGAGGGGCATCACCTGCCCTCCTCAGATGCAATGGAAATGCCTGGAAAGAAGGTTGCAGAAAGTAAGGGCTCCTTGGATAAGTTCGACAAATGCAGAGCTCCAGTGTCAAACCACGACAGGCCATTATGGAAGAAGAAAGACAAGTATAAGACCGAGGCACAGCCCAAGTTGTGCTCCTCAAACAAGGCCCATCCTGCAGAACAGAAAAGTACACAGCATAGTGCCCGCAAGTACCAAATTCTGTCATCGCGTGACACTTCAGGACCTGGAAGTGAAGAGGTTCAAAAATCTGGGGCTGGCGGGATAAATGAGAACAAAGCTAGATCAGTAAACTTGGAAAAATACATAGCAGAGAGCTACAGTGAAGAGCTTATAGTACATACCTCTTTTAAGCCAATTGTGATTCGAGCAGTTGATACAATTAAGCTCGATAACTAACAACACTTGGATGACTGATATAGAAACCTGCATCTATAATCCTTCAACCACTGTTTCACTGTAAAGTACTAAAGGGTGACATTGAAATCGTGCTGAAATTGTTGCCTGCAGTTCCAGATTTTAAATCTGGTGGTGTTAAAATGAGTGTCATCCGAAACCTTAAGTATACTGCATGTTATCAAAGAATAACCATAAGTCTATAATTCAGCTGCAGGAAATCTTAAATCTAATAAATATGGGAACAATGAATTCAAAGGCCTAATCTAGACACAGTCCAGAAAATGGTGGTAGAA
This portion of the Tiliqua scincoides isolate rTilSci1 chromosome 3, rTilSci1.hap2, whole genome shotgun sequence genome encodes:
- the ADPRHL1 gene encoding inactive ADP-ribosyltransferase ARH2 isoform X1, whose product is MMDKFKAAFLLAGVGDALGYRNFTRENNALGAKIQEELKEIGGLENLVLSSDKWPVSDNTLMHMATAEALITDYWCLEDLYRELVKRYVDAIDKLPGRRSDPATIDGCSQLKPDNYLLAWHTPFNEKGSGFGAATKAMCLGMKYYKPERLETLIEVSIEVGRMTHNHPTGFLGSLCTALFVSYAIQGKPLVQWGREMMKIVPMAEEYCKKTIRHMAEYQEHWFYFEAKWQFYLEEREITEDNQNKPLFPDNYDAEEREKTYRRWSSEGRGGRRGHDAPMIAYDALLGCGGDWTELCNRAMFHGGESAATGTIAGCLYGLLYGLNKVPKGLYQDLEQRERLEHLGEKIFRLSSEENRNKVTELCRDKVLIDPLALKKKLSKMSTELGAFAVLSSLLLYLTDLVSSHPQSLNNKTKWLENIEKKVNLRRERQRMKGGIRPTKFQLLQSRFMNNNREPYRKKAREVGKLVIKEKLSANQNGLSSIVSKLERRSLAEESPSKTAQEKVKWVGSCGKNTVKNILKKFIAAEEKELKERQQPPPQKKTLTNNLPKRINKNSILSILKEKFEQTSNICSAIEVKALLPCTGEKKSKKFPGKKAIRQAQIRELQADLRTSTHFNSPQPQQVVCTTAPTPKFCVATEISHPWSWATNAKCTTQLADYNTEAVGTKSSQKTQHTWPGGNRTPEGTAHEGQQKGQLQNKQGEMPKVETDGKDTVENNVTPGSPGTKLGSFPPSSENHSFEGCIPTLSKDSLDHKKNVMPPVGNVFSSYGKKNAAEIISKEHLSTTCPPRSPTEKPSAHSCQETKRGEIPGIPEVMCRPRETEIELAEPIRDPPFASQKSFPEEKLVENIPPFCTPIAQASRNIAPPGNDDLQSNVEPPAVDKMSPLKSSPEDAQDSGRTFSDAVQYKEKLPQKQETFPNSTKHNPTNTLKQKERRSVRSQDKPRDGQVESELLPQKLHSQPSNKDISNPSISKRTMSQENQAPFSNPSKKEKTNNIEAKKCYDEFEKHLFPVSSNLVISSCATAIENTDKCQSGSVNEIPNPEHEHETEMNHLDTSQMLAEEVINHERHNLEENSRPAAEKCHSPSLDHSEKSVKNTTEVNSPCCGAGKFQKPSSLKSTKKERCMKEGKVAVPNSEKCHLPSPNELLKPRGTPGGDNKCTHNLQSHNDVNNGENNATEDKGASHQAEEHQQPSVKELWKHERITAGITSPLSSMKKHQMPLINEPGRQESQKVAAEEKSQKRHLPSQNERLMQKCNSAAGKGKGQKAAAQPAMPSAVNRREQEDKRTGEKRPTTESKKMVLSSKVAQKSIRNNLAKDGNGKTTENITPQMLQETPSKNKANSPGILHSPGNSRYQKISGAPAKQGVMKAGDENNGKDQLSSRKEPVRQDNNGEGKNAQDPLKKGQMSSPSDKVQSERETGKKQDSNSNSGQNQLPVKNELPRSKQNSAKEINTLSNFKKDQKPSSKELKTEQTNPAVEKSGKIYLHDSGKPVGIPKDEKQAPGNYPLPLPEVKLESLHNIGGPEKQRQQHPQLSKAYVKPKPGIRDEKHTRGHSEGHHLPSSDAMEMPGKKVAESKGSLDKFDKCRAPVSNHDRPLWKKKDKYKTEAQPKLCSSNKAHPAEQKSTQHSARKYQILSSRDTSGPGSEEVQKSGAGGINENKARSVNLEKYIAESYSEELIVHTSFKPIVIRAVDTIKLDN
- the ADPRHL1 gene encoding inactive ADP-ribosyltransferase ARH2 isoform X2, whose product is MMDKFKAAFLLAGVGDALGYRNFTRENNALGAKIQEELKEIGGLENLVLSSDKWPVSDNTLMHMATAEALITDYWCLEDLYRELVKRYVDAIDKLPGRRSDPATIDGCSQLKPDNYLLAWHTPFNEKGSGFGAATKAMCLGMKYYKPERLETLIEVSIEVGRMTHNHPTGFLGSLCTALFVSYAIQGKPLVQWGREMMKIVPMAEEYCKKTIRHMAEYQEHWFYFEAKWQFYLEEREITEDNQNKPLFPDNYDAEEREKTYRRWSSEGRGGRRGHDAPMIAYDALLGCGGDWTELCNRAMFHGGESAATGTIAGCLYGLLYGLNKVPKGLYQDLEQRERLEHLGEKIFRLSSEEKNKVTELCRDKVLIDPLALKKKLSKMSTELGAFAVLSSLLLYLTDLVSSHPQSLNNKTKWLENIEKKVNLRRERQRMKGGIRPTKFQLLQSRFMNNNREPYRKKAREVGKLVIKEKLSANQNGLSSIVSKLERRSLAEESPSKTAQEKVKWVGSCGKNTVKNILKKFIAAEEKELKERQQPPPQKKTLTNNLPKRINKNSILSILKEKFEQTSNICSAIEVKALLPCTGEKKSKKFPGKKAIRQAQIRELQADLRTSTHFNSPQPQQVVCTTAPTPKFCVATEISHPWSWATNAKCTTQLADYNTEAVGTKSSQKTQHTWPGGNRTPEGTAHEGQQKGQLQNKQGEMPKVETDGKDTVENNVTPGSPGTKLGSFPPSSENHSFEGCIPTLSKDSLDHKKNVMPPVGNVFSSYGKKNAAEIISKEHLSTTCPPRSPTEKPSAHSCQETKRGEIPGIPEVMCRPRETEIELAEPIRDPPFASQKSFPEEKLVENIPPFCTPIAQASRNIAPPGNDDLQSNVEPPAVDKMSPLKSSPEDAQDSGRTFSDAVQYKEKLPQKQETFPNSTKHNPTNTLKQKERRSVRSQDKPRDGQVESELLPQKLHSQPSNKDISNPSISKRTMSQENQAPFSNPSKKEKTNNIEAKKCYDEFEKHLFPVSSNLVISSCATAIENTDKCQSGSVNEIPNPEHEHETEMNHLDTSQMLAEEVINHERHNLEENSRPAAEKCHSPSLDHSEKSVKNTTEVNSPCCGAGKFQKPSSLKSTKKERCMKEGKVAVPNSEKCHLPSPNELLKPRGTPGGDNKCTHNLQSHNDVNNGENNATEDKGASHQAEEHQQPSVKELWKHERITAGITSPLSSMKKHQMPLINEPGRQESQKVAAEEKSQKRHLPSQNERLMQKCNSAAGKGKGQKAAAQPAMPSAVNRREQEDKRTGEKRPTTESKKMVLSSKVAQKSIRNNLAKDGNGKTTENITPQMLQETPSKNKANSPGILHSPGNSRYQKISGAPAKQGVMKAGDENNGKDQLSSRKEPVRQDNNGEGKNAQDPLKKGQMSSPSDKVQSERETGKKQDSNSNSGQNQLPVKNELPRSKQNSAKEINTLSNFKKDQKPSSKELKTEQTNPAVEKSGKIYLHDSGKPVGIPKDEKQAPGNYPLPLPEVKLESLHNIGGPEKQRQQHPQLSKAYVKPKPGIRDEKHTRGHSEGHHLPSSDAMEMPGKKVAESKGSLDKFDKCRAPVSNHDRPLWKKKDKYKTEAQPKLCSSNKAHPAEQKSTQHSARKYQILSSRDTSGPGSEEVQKSGAGGINENKARSVNLEKYIAESYSEELIVHTSFKPIVIRAVDTIKLDN